The window TGTTACAATCCGTCGATGGTGAGCAATTGCTCCCAGAATCTTTCTTTTACCAAGCGGATAGGCAAGCCGCCTTCTCTATTCCCCACACCGCATCGATTCTGCAACGTGTCCTAGAAAGCCAAAAAACAGAGATTGTTCACGACAACACTCCGGGGCATCCTTCGGTGTATCTCGTCGTTCCCCTGATTTTCCAACAACAAATCATGGCGGTTTTGTCTCTCTACCAGCAAGGGAGCGAACACCCTTGGAAGCCTGAAGACATTCAACTGATTGAGTCGGTTGGTGAGCAGGCGGCTTTAGCGATTTCTCAGGCTAAGCTTTACCAAAGTACGCTGTTGATGGCTCAGCAAATGCGGGATGAGCTACAAGTAGCGCGTCAAATCCAAAATAACCTGCTGCGTCAAAGTTGGCCGGAGGTTGAAGGTGCTCGAGTGCAAGCCCACTGCTATCCAGCACGAGAGGTGGGTGGCGATTTTTTTGAAGTTTACGTTCATCCTCAGGGGGATGTGTGGCTAGCCGTGGGTGATGTGTCTGGCAAGGGGGTTCCAGCCGCCCTATTCATGGCGAGTGCGATTTCCATCTTGCGGCGGGAACTGGCTCAAGAGTCCTCTCCAGAACCGGAAATTGTGATGCGAAATCTCAACAGCATCATGTCCGACGATTTGTTCAGTACCAACTGCTTTATCACGATGGTACTGGCTCGTTATACACCCACATCACGGCAGTTCGTTTATGCCAATTCCGGTCACATTTATCCCATTGTCTGGTCTCATCGCTTGGTTGTTGAGCAGCAAAACTCACCCGAAAAAAATGTGACAGTGGAACCGAATTATCTGAAGGTTCGGGGCGTTCCTCTCGGAATTTTACCGATTTGGAAGGCCAACGCCGGAATTTTAACGTTAAATCCGGGTGACATCGTACTGTTAACGAGTGATGGCATTACAGAGGCAACTGTGATCGAAACGCCGGCTAGGAGTGGCTTAACTAAAAATGAGGAATCACGAACCAATTCAATGCTCGGATCACCGGGACTTTGGCAACTTCTGCTGGAGGAGCCAGAACCTTTTGACCTAACTAATTTATTAGCTCATATCCGAGAACGTACGAACAATGTTCAGGAAGATGACCAAACTATCCTTTCTCTGGAGGTTCTGTAATTCATGAAAACGGAGTTGCACATACCAAGTGACTTGAAGTTTTTGAGCATTGTGGAAAGCTGGCTGCTCGGCACTTTGGAATTAGAACTCGGTGACTCTGTAGATTGGCCACGTCAATCCAGTCGTTTGCGATTGGCGTTGGTAGAAGCTTACTCCAACGTCGTGCGCCACGCTCATAGAGACCAACCCAATTTACCGGTTTTGATTCGCTTGGAGCTTAAAGATCGGGATATTATCTTGGAGATTTGGGATCACGGTCAAGGGTTTGACTTATCTACTTATCTACCGCCCAATCCAGAGGATCGGCAGGAAAGTGGGTATGGTTGGTTGATTATGAATCGATTGATGGATCGAGTGGAATATCGCTTACAGGTGAATGGTCGTAATTGTTTGACCTTGGAGGCTAATTTACCTAAAGTTGAGGAATCGAAGCATTAGCTGACATCAGAATTTTGATGATGTTTTGATTAAGAAAGAGAAGGAAAAGGTTTGTCCGTTTCATCGTAGCTATAGCCTTGCTTTTCACGAACCCTAGCTAAACTTTCTTGCAATACAGTCAGGCGACTTTTCTTGGACAGTGAGGACAATTTGATCGTCAGCGTCAGTAATCGCTTTCACGGAATTGGATTGAAGTTGGTCAAGGCGCTCAATGGTCAAGATATTAGCAATAAATAGCCCCACGGCTACGGCTATCATTAAATCGATAAACACCGTCAGCAGTACCACAGTATAGACAATTGCTGCTATCTTCCAAAAGATTTATGGATTTGATTGATTATTTGCATGAAAGGGTTTCCTTTATTAAATAATCAAGCTGAATTTATATAAATTGACTTAACGGAATAGCAATACAGGAATATTGCTACTCCTTAATCGTGGCAGCAAACAGGTATTGCAATCCATGATCTTTAACCAGGTGAATCATCAGCAGTGCCATTGCACCAGTTGCCGCTGAAATTAACCCTGGGCGTCCACCCACAATCGCTGTCACCACGGCGATACAAAACGAGGCATACAGCCCAACTTTCGGGTCAACCCCTGCAATGATGGAAAATGCGATCGCCTCTGGAATCAGCGCCAGCGCCACAACAGCACCCGCCATAATGTCTCG of the Allocoleopsis franciscana PCC 7113 genome contains:
- a CDS encoding ATP-binding protein; the encoded protein is MKTELHIPSDLKFLSIVESWLLGTLELELGDSVDWPRQSSRLRLALVEAYSNVVRHAHRDQPNLPVLIRLELKDRDIILEIWDHGQGFDLSTYLPPNPEDRQESGYGWLIMNRLMDRVEYRLQVNGRNCLTLEANLPKVEESKH
- a CDS encoding SpoIIE family protein phosphatase: MSQADQSRLKLMVVDDEPDNLDLLYRTFRRDFQVFKADGAVSALNLLKTQGEMAVIISDQRMPLMNGTEFLSKTVERFPDTIRILLTGYTDVEDLVEAINSGKVFKYITKPWNPENLKAVVQQAADTYRVLKQRTHELRRALRREELFNVVTTAIRESLDYQSMLQTVVTMIGRNFEATGCLLQSVDGEQLLPESFFYQADRQAAFSIPHTASILQRVLESQKTEIVHDNTPGHPSVYLVVPLIFQQQIMAVLSLYQQGSEHPWKPEDIQLIESVGEQAALAISQAKLYQSTLLMAQQMRDELQVARQIQNNLLRQSWPEVEGARVQAHCYPAREVGGDFFEVYVHPQGDVWLAVGDVSGKGVPAALFMASAISILRRELAQESSPEPEIVMRNLNSIMSDDLFSTNCFITMVLARYTPTSRQFVYANSGHIYPIVWSHRLVVEQQNSPEKNVTVEPNYLKVRGVPLGILPIWKANAGILTLNPGDIVLLTSDGITEATVIETPARSGLTKNEESRTNSMLGSPGLWQLLLEEPEPFDLTNLLAHIRERTNNVQEDDQTILSLEVL